The proteins below are encoded in one region of Neoasaia chiangmaiensis:
- a CDS encoding efflux transporter outer membrane subunit translates to MTFQRLSAGLLASSVLAGCNLAPTYHRPAMPVQNAYPDDAGSKNVKTSQDAANIGWKTFFVDPRLQALVELALRNNRDLRTQAGAIMEAQGQYQVQNASLFPTISTNGTAQYYAPSSTAGFGFAPGLGQNISLLRYYTVGIGFSSYEVDLFGRIRNLTKQQAEEALGSQFNARSVLISTVSQVASTYIQWLADRELLRVTNDTLASQGNTLRLTQMLYDRGETDLLTLHQTQTQVEQAAANQAQYSRQVALDEHALQLLVGAPLPGDLPPPAPFGGQTILSDLPAGLPSDLLANRPDVLAAEHNLRAANANIGAARAAFFPRVTLTASEGVSSLQFRHLFTPGAETWTVSPSVSLPIFTWGQNEGNLRISKARRLQQIANYEKTMQTAFREVSDALTGRETYLQQTQRLKNLVSASQGAYDLAEMRYKAGIDTYLTTLTQQRDLYQAQQSLISVEMARYQNLVTVYRALGGGWTPNTVPTTIAMNGGQTRAGSKSN, encoded by the coding sequence ATGACTTTTCAGCGGCTGTCAGCTGGGCTGCTGGCGAGCAGTGTTCTGGCGGGATGTAATCTGGCGCCGACTTATCATCGTCCGGCAATGCCTGTGCAGAACGCCTATCCTGACGATGCAGGCAGCAAAAACGTCAAAACGTCTCAGGATGCTGCCAATATCGGGTGGAAGACATTCTTCGTCGATCCGCGCTTGCAGGCGCTGGTCGAGCTTGCCCTGCGCAACAATCGAGATCTTCGGACTCAGGCCGGGGCGATCATGGAAGCGCAGGGGCAGTACCAGGTGCAGAATGCGTCGCTGTTCCCGACGATTTCAACCAATGGAACGGCTCAATACTATGCGCCGTCGAGTACTGCGGGTTTCGGGTTTGCACCGGGGCTGGGACAAAATATTTCGCTTTTGCGCTATTATACTGTTGGCATTGGGTTCTCTTCATATGAAGTCGATCTTTTCGGACGGATTCGCAATCTGACGAAACAGCAGGCGGAAGAGGCGTTGGGCTCTCAGTTCAATGCCCGGTCCGTGTTGATTAGCACGGTTTCTCAGGTCGCAAGCACGTACATCCAGTGGCTGGCCGACCGCGAATTGCTGCGCGTGACGAATGACACGCTGGCGTCGCAGGGCAACACGCTGCGCCTGACACAGATGCTGTACGATCGTGGTGAAACCGATCTCCTCACGCTGCATCAGACGCAGACGCAGGTGGAGCAAGCTGCGGCAAATCAAGCGCAGTATTCCCGTCAGGTCGCGCTGGACGAACATGCATTGCAGTTGCTGGTCGGCGCACCTTTGCCGGGCGACCTGCCACCACCGGCGCCGTTCGGGGGGCAAACAATTCTTTCCGACCTTCCGGCCGGTTTACCGTCTGACCTTTTGGCGAACAGACCGGACGTACTGGCGGCAGAACACAATCTACGGGCGGCGAACGCCAACATCGGCGCAGCGCGTGCTGCATTCTTTCCGCGTGTAACGCTAACCGCCTCGGAAGGTGTGAGTAGCTTGCAGTTCCGGCATCTCTTCACGCCAGGGGCGGAAACATGGACGGTATCGCCATCGGTTTCCCTGCCGATTTTCACGTGGGGGCAGAACGAGGGCAACCTGAGAATATCGAAAGCGCGGCGGCTTCAGCAGATCGCCAACTATGAGAAGACAATGCAAACCGCATTTCGGGAGGTTTCGGACGCATTGACGGGGCGTGAGACTTACCTGCAGCAAACGCAGCGACTGAAAAATCTCGTCAGCGCATCGCAGGGAGCTTACGATCTGGCGGAAATGCGATACAAGGCGGGGATTGACACATACCTGACGACACTAACGCAGCAACGTGACCTATATCAGGCTCAGCAATCTCTTATCTCCGTGGAGATGGCGCGGTATCAGAACCTTGTAACTGTTTACCGGGCATTAGGGGGTGGATGGACTCCGAATACCGTTCCAACGACGATTGCGATGAATGGTGGCCAGACAAGGGCTGGATCAAAAAGCAACTAG
- a CDS encoding flagellar hook assembly protein FlgD: MTNISLYTAASNAAFANTSSSSSGETTSASQTSLSNLGDNYNQFLTLLTTQLQYQDPSNPMSSDNFTSELAQFAGVEQQVKTNSNLQSLISAVGNSDFVTSSNLIGKTAVASSSQFSLKNGSASVSFDAQKQEETDIVVKNGSGSVVKTDEMTSSAGRNLWSWNGRDNGGNQLPDGVYQVGIAQENTDGSISTLTPNIESTISGIIRDTNGESAELGGLDVNVQKISSVY, encoded by the coding sequence ATGACAAATATTTCTCTATATACCGCCGCTAGTAATGCAGCATTTGCAAATACGTCTTCCTCTTCGAGCGGAGAAACAACAAGTGCAAGTCAAACGTCGCTATCGAACTTAGGAGACAACTACAATCAGTTTCTGACGTTATTAACTACTCAACTGCAATATCAGGATCCCAGTAATCCTATGAGTAGCGACAACTTCACAAGTGAACTTGCACAATTTGCCGGAGTTGAGCAACAGGTGAAAACAAACAGCAATTTGCAAAGTTTGATTTCGGCAGTCGGCAATAGCGATTTCGTGACAAGTTCAAATTTAATAGGCAAGACGGCAGTCGCAAGTAGTTCACAGTTTTCCTTAAAAAACGGATCAGCATCTGTGTCGTTCGATGCTCAAAAGCAGGAAGAAACTGATATTGTCGTCAAAAACGGCTCTGGAAGCGTCGTAAAGACTGATGAAATGACGTCCAGCGCAGGCAGGAATCTCTGGTCATGGAATGGAAGAGACAACGGAGGAAATCAATTACCCGACGGGGTATATCAAGTCGGCATTGCGCAGGAAAATACCGATGGATCAATATCGACTTTGACTCCAAATATAGAAAGTACGATTTCAGGCATTATACGCGATACAAACGGTGAGAGCGCAGAACTCGGTGGTCTGGACGTCAATGTGCAGAAAATATCCTCTGTGTATTAG
- the fliF gene encoding flagellar basal-body MS-ring/collar protein FliF, producing MNNIINNIRSLGLNKLVAIGVVLLGLILSLSFLAIDTESKKVILYENLETKDVEGITEHLSKNHIPYNLSNDAKTVFVAPTDVPNARLILAKQNLPNSGSLGYELFDKEDGFSATQFKQKINEKRALEGELERSIRLIQGIIGVRVHIVIPDREMFSSVRQSAQASILIQTSPSRIDDESVNAIANLVKAAIPELSREQIEIIDSSGHVLYDNGKYKINSDLEKDQASKMEDDIASKVETILSPIFGSDHLRVKANVLLDFDKVVKSYQDFNPEKQVLRSQKIKTEKSNNLEKTQNVSASNNLPNKDEDGGRKGNISEGNEETDNYEIGTETIKLEHTAPSISRITVSVLIDGNLYSFPKENKKSPQWTDGNIGQIDSLVKATIGYDSKRGDLVVVKSMNFSNENKFSDGDMQVRHEWISIVYNNKNLVFLVCLVLFLLFCAKQIFKSKGGNVKLSHQKELGISTEKSMHIHKDKNIIAEKESQLPLLTYGKEVAISTENVPNNLGAMVVMEGIDGQIKSSSIQQVAKKIEEYPEESISLIKSWLSSEPLQES from the coding sequence ATGAATAATATAATTAATAACATTCGTTCGTTGGGTTTGAATAAACTTGTTGCGATCGGCGTGGTCTTGCTAGGGCTGATATTATCTTTGAGCTTTTTGGCGATAGATACCGAGAGCAAGAAGGTAATTCTGTATGAAAACCTTGAAACGAAAGACGTCGAGGGGATTACAGAACATCTGAGCAAGAATCATATTCCATATAATCTCTCAAATGATGCCAAAACCGTTTTTGTTGCTCCGACTGACGTTCCAAATGCCAGACTTATATTGGCGAAGCAGAATTTGCCAAACTCCGGAAGCCTTGGCTACGAACTATTCGACAAGGAGGACGGATTTTCTGCCACACAATTCAAGCAAAAAATCAATGAGAAAAGAGCCTTGGAAGGTGAGTTGGAGCGTTCTATTCGCTTAATCCAGGGTATTATTGGCGTGCGCGTTCATATCGTAATCCCTGACAGAGAAATGTTTTCCTCAGTTAGGCAGAGTGCGCAAGCTAGCATATTAATACAAACATCCCCGTCTAGAATTGATGACGAAAGCGTGAATGCAATCGCTAATTTGGTTAAAGCAGCTATACCCGAACTGAGTCGAGAGCAAATAGAGATAATAGATTCTTCAGGCCATGTCCTATACGACAATGGGAAATATAAAATCAATTCTGACTTGGAGAAAGATCAGGCGTCTAAAATGGAAGACGATATAGCGAGCAAAGTAGAAACCATTTTGTCACCAATTTTTGGCTCAGATCACCTTCGCGTAAAAGCAAATGTTCTTCTTGATTTTGATAAGGTTGTTAAAAGTTATCAAGACTTCAACCCCGAAAAGCAGGTACTTCGTTCGCAGAAAATTAAAACAGAAAAGTCAAATAATCTGGAGAAAACTCAAAACGTTTCTGCCTCTAATAACCTTCCGAATAAAGACGAAGATGGTGGCAGGAAAGGTAATATTTCGGAAGGAAATGAAGAGACAGATAATTATGAGATAGGAACGGAGACTATCAAACTAGAACATACGGCACCAAGTATTTCTAGAATTACCGTTTCTGTCTTGATAGATGGCAATCTCTATTCATTTCCTAAAGAAAACAAGAAATCTCCACAGTGGACGGATGGAAATATAGGTCAAATTGATAGCTTGGTAAAAGCTACAATAGGGTACGATTCAAAACGAGGTGATTTGGTAGTTGTAAAATCTATGAATTTCAGCAATGAAAATAAGTTTTCCGATGGGGATATGCAAGTAAGACATGAATGGATCTCCATTGTTTACAACAACAAAAATTTGGTTTTTCTTGTTTGTTTAGTGTTGTTTTTGCTTTTCTGCGCAAAACAAATTTTTAAATCAAAAGGTGGGAATGTCAAATTATCACATCAAAAAGAGCTGGGAATTTCTACTGAAAAATCAATGCATATTCACAAAGATAAAAATATAATTGCGGAGAAAGAGTCGCAATTGCCTCTACTGACATACGGGAAAGAGGTAGCCATCTCTACAGAAAATGTTCCGAATAATCTTGGCGCGATGGTGGTCATGGAAGGTATTGATGGTCAAATAAAGTCTTCTTCCATTCAGCAGGTCGCAAAAAAAATTGAGGAATATCCTGAGGAAAGTATCTCTTTAATCAAAAGCTGGTTGTCATCAGAGCCTCTGCAGGAATCCTAA